TTTATAAATTTGGTCATGTTATGCATACCCTGTTCAGCGTTTAGCACTGACACACCATGAAGTTGAACCCTGTGCCCAGTCCCTGTCTGTGTAATGTGTGCATGTTTGACTTTTCTCTGTGTAGGTGTCTTCTTTAGGTACATTGGATTCCTCATATGTCCCAAACATGTGCATGtcacattattttcaaatttaaattggcCCACTGTGGCTGAGTGTGTGAGAGCACCCAGCAAAATACTGGTACCTTGTCCatgactgttatttatttatttttttgctgggaATGATATTGGATCCTGAGAAGGTAagctagaaaatgaaaaaatgaatgatacaCAATTAAGTTAGAAATACAAAGAAGCGGTCATTTTTGCTTTCCACATATTATGGTTTATCTATTGTTCTTACAAGAGAAAAAGTAGAAAGCTATGAAAGTGCTCTCCAAATTCTCCTTCATACGTGGCAAGTTTTAATCAGAATGCCATTAGTGAGTGAGTGCATGAGCATGAggttgccctgtgatgaactgttgTCCTGTGAAGGAATGGTtctcattgcaaaacacaatttgtaaattttgaaatGGATAAGTTGCTAAAAAAATATACTACTTGTATgtgtaattaaaatgaaacaaaaaatagcaTTTACTGAAAACACAGAACTGTGCCTTAAGCACAAAATTATACAATATGCACttgcaaaaataaacattaaatactAATTGGCCACCTTATTAGGTCCACCTGGTCTTTAACACTAATAGCCTACCCCTCCAAATAGCTAATCCTGTATCTGCAgcttactacatactgtataacatccAGGGGTTTAGGTGATCTTCAACCAAATATCAGCGCTAGCAAGATGTTGATCTAAGTGACTTTGATCAGGtaggattagaacattagaacactctagacgagaacaggccattcagcccaacaaaactcgccagtcctattcaattaattcttctaaaaaaacatcaagtcgagttttgaaagtccgtaaagtcttactgtctaccacactacttggtagcttattccaagtgtctgtcattctctgtgtgaagagaaacatcctaatatttgtgtgaaatttacccttaacaagtttccaactgcatccctgtgttcttgatgaactcattttaaagacaccgtctcgatccactggactaattccctttgtaattttaaacacttcaatcatgtctcatgtctcctcttaatcttccttGGCTTAAACTGAAatactttcctcataattcatcccctgtagtcctgtgatcagcctagtcgctcttctctggaacttttctagtgctgctgtgtcctttttctagcccagagaccaaaactgcacccagaactccagatgaggcctcaacagtgtgttataaagcttgagcagaacctccttggctTATCATCCACACATCAAGATGCTATAtagcctgacattctgttagcctttttaatggcttctgaacactgatggGAAGTTGATAgagtagagtccactatgactcctactCTCAATTTTTAGACATCCCattctgtattcaaacctaacatttttacttcctatgtgtaatactttacttttactgacaatagatagatagatagatagatagatagatagatagatagatagatagatagatagatagatagatagatagatagatagatagatagatagatagatagatagatagcactttatttgtcccaagagggaaTTTAATAAAGATGCAAGTAAACATTTCCCTATACTCTGTACATGTCACAGTTATGACAATTTGACCTTTGATACATGTTACAAACGACACATCATCTCAAGATGGTTTTACAAACCTGAGAGTGTCTTCATTTTACTCAAGTGGACTGCACAAGTCATCTCAATTGAATAGAACAACTTTGGGATGAGATGAGACAGGACATTAACAGTATAAATATAAGACTGAAAAAtctgcagaaaaagaaatgatgcTGTTGAGTCAGATTTGACCAGACCTACTAAGGAATATTTCTACCACTTTGTCAAATTCAAGAGTGAAAGAATTCAAGCCATTCTGAAGTCAAAAGTGAAAATTAGCCAGTAATAGATAGTTGGACCTAAACTGgtcactgaatatacagtatatacatatactgtatattgtagatgccacacgGGCTGGATGGGCAGCCCATTAAAACGAGAAGATGTCGTTGGAATTTTTTTATTCCCCCaatacgctagatggcagcagccccagagTTCAGTACACAGTAGGGAACCAGCATTGCAGGCTGGGATATGTAGTCCGGCAAAGCAGCTCTGTTGGGGTTATTGGGTGCCACGAGAGAGCACTGGAGGAAGACAAGCTCCCTATTATGGACTTCTGTGCAACCGGGAATTGCTTTCATCGGGCAgtcgccctggcaccagaagtactcccgggtctgttataaaaggggccacactcccttattcaggcatgtcagagctgggaggtggataggcaacacttgactggaggagagcagtgagGTGGTGAGAGAGAGTTATTGGGAGGAGAGAAAAACCTTTGGGTTGTGCCTTTTGTACTGTACTTGAGGCATCTTTGGTtaataaacaacctttatttgaacccgtgactgtgaTTCTGTGTTCATGTTTGGACTTGCTGACAGCTGTGTTTCCatcacaacatatacatatacatttacatatacatgTAGTTACAGATTTTCTATAATCTTAAAGCCCCTCCaacctttctttttcagaatatGAGTCATCCAGTTGCTGCAGGGAGAGGTGAGCTATTGTAGGTGGTGTTGGTTGCAATGCAGAAactaaaagtagaaaataaggtGTGTTTGTAGTATATTTGAGGAGTGAGGATCTATTGGTGAACAATACTGAAACAACTGTGACAAAAATAGGCAATTCAGTCGACCACTCCTATTCAGTGAGATTCttcaaataacatcaagttgagatctgaaagttcctaaagtctccACAACACTACCTAGTAATTTAGTTAAATGtatgtttcttaatgtgaataaaaaaaaccctATCCTCTAACCTATTTTCTGAATTTATGTGTACCATCACAGGGTTGATAAGTGTGATATAATATTCAGGCTGCATGAGATGTAAAGGCAGTGATAACTCTGGATGGTCCACACATTCACATGCACACATTCACCCTTGCTAATTAAACTAGCACACACATTTATGGCTTTAATGAAAACCTTGGAGACTTGAGAGAGAATTGCAAGTGCCACAcagagactgactgactgatagcTGAATCCATGTTAGGCACTCAATGCTATTTTGGATTAACACTTTGAATTCAGAAATTGAGTAAATATGTTAGCCAAGTTTTCTCTCATACTGTATGCCTTCTCATACTGACTAATAATTTGTTTGGGACAGAGCACTAAACTtcttttaaactgcaaaaattgAATTTGATCTTAtgaggaaaataatatttaaatgtctATGTTCTCAGTAAAACATGAAACGTGTACAGTGTTCAGACTTGCGGCCTCACAGCATAAGGATTCTGTGATCAGATCCATGGATTTGTAGTctgtgctgctaggataggctctagcCTCCACACAGTCTTGCACTGCAATAAGAGGGcaccaaaaatgaatgaatgaaacttGTAACTTACTTAAGTGAATGGTCAGAAAACAATGTAACATAGTCAGAAGAAGTAACAAGTGTCCATTTTTgcactaatatttaaatttttttcctgtTCATTCACTAGCTGAAAGTCACTGGCCAGCACCATGGACACAAGAGCGGTTGTCAAAGCTCTTGGGTACCTCATCACAACAGTGGTCAACATTCCGTCAAATCTGACAGTCATCTGTGCCTTCATGCGTACTCTGCTGTGCGAGGGTAAGCTAATGACCGCAGATGTCATCTTGTGTAACCTGGCCCTTGCCAATCTGATGGTGGCATTCACCCGCAGCATTCCACAGACCATGGCTGCTTTTGGTTACAAGAACCTGTTTGATGACATTGGCTGCAAGTTGAGCATCTACTGCTTCCGTATTTTCAGAGGCCTCTCGATTAGCCTGACGAGCCTGCTGAGCACCTACCAGGCTGTGCTCATTTCGCCTGCCACTTCCAAGCTTGCCGAGCTCAAGATGAAAATCCCCAAGTATCTTCCACAGATTgtcttcattctttttgttgtgtATGCAGTGAACAGTGCGGATGCCATCAACAATATTGTGTCCTCAGTTTTCAACAACACCATTCCACCATACACTTACAATATGGAGTACTGCTTTTTCATTACCGCTAATTTCACTGCTTATCTTGCTGTTGGGATGTCCAAATTACTCATTGATCTTGTTTTCATAGTGGTAATGAGCATAATGAGTGTCTATATCCTGGTAATTCTGCACCAACACAGGAAAAAGGTCAAAAGCATCCGAAGCTCAGACTCCAGCAAATCAAAAACCTCTGCTGAAACCAAGGCCTCGCGGGCAGTGGTCACCTTGGTCATCTTATATGATATCTTCTTTGGAGTGGACAATGTCATCTGGCTTTATTCTCAGACAATTATAAGAGTGGCTCCATTGCTTATTGACATCAGGATCTTCTTTGCCACCCTTTATGCTTCTGTTTGCCCCATCGTGGTGATCATTACTAACCCCAAAGTTCATGGGAAACTGCAACTCATCAAGATGGAGAAAGCCATGCCTACACAGCAAAACCGAGGGACTGTGGCTGAAGtgtcttaaaatgtatttcatcctTTGATATGAAGGAGCTTTTGTATAATCTTACATACTGTAAATTGACAACTGTCCCTTAttcaaggaaggcaaaggttctCCAGAAGCCCTCACGACTGCCCACTTTCTTAATCATGTGGGTCATTCCTGCCAGTAATTCAAATCCTTAAATAAGTGAACTTGTTGTTTTCCTGCTTTCATCATTATTGTGTAAAATCAGAAATACCCAAGTGCCTGGTTTCTCCCAGTACTGAGTTACTTGTCATACTATGTATTGAGTATTATGCTTCTTTTACCCTTCTGGATCTATTTTAAAACCTCCATTATTCTATATTATGATCTAATTTTAACCACTTCAGGTTTCTGGACTGCCAGAATCTATTCTagcaacatcaggcacaaggtagACGCTGACTAAGTAAAGCTAGTCCATCTCAGGACACACTCACTCTTGTAGATTAAAACCTCGTCCACAAGTAAttgggtattttttaaaatgagttttcctcctttgtttttaaaaaaatcgtGTGCACACATGCAccgttttttaaataaatctccatccacatgaaaacaaaaaatttgcTGTCAAGAACACAAAACAGGCATAGATAACAAAGGGAATGTCATTTAGATTAAGTCTATCATCCTTTTAGCTTTGTGacttcccccaccataacctatcgtctatgggagaggagcgaaagctttatactcgtcaaaaatttcgatctccagttttcgacagatctcgacattttagggtcccctgatactgaaaacattgatatcttgatgatgggtgtgtgtctgtgtgtcacagcttcttgaggacagtctagagctaaaatggctggatggaaaaataccagacttgaaacttaagcctgttatgagataagAAAGTACTGATTAGTTTTTAAGCCAAATTGTGCAAGTGAAAGAGTCACTCTAGGGTAACCCTCAAATAcggtaattctgcaattaattattaattcttcttgtcaattgctatcataatggccTATTTTATGAtgagaaagatcagcatcacagcggtaaataattactgaaatgttatagaatagttcgggtaacttggttcctagggcacaaagcctaccgACACTCATGTCTAAAAATATGGGTGTCATGAACACTACCTGGCCATTTCACTACGATGTCAATAATTAAGCACTTGTAATCACAGGTGGCATGTATATTAAGAGAAAACCTCCCCTTTCTGTTCAAATAGTCCATGAACTTTGTGGTGGCCGCTTTATTTCTACACGAGTCCCAGTAAATCCCTGCTACAAGTTcctctattttggactcagtaaTTGCATATACACAGGGCCAAAGTGGACTGTAGTTGCTTCACACACTTGCCTTTCTATTTTAGAAACCGCCTGTCTTGATGACCCAAAGGTGTTTGCAGTGTTGTGTAATCACCCCTCGTCTGTTAAATAGTAAAGTGTGCAGGCAACGTTTTTGACAACACTGACATGCAATCTCATTACAATTGTCTTTCCTTCTATGTGCGGGCAAAGCAGCTCACCCAATGGCAACAGTGATGTCCTTGACAAACGAAAATTCTCGTCAGCAACAACCAATTTGTACTCAAAGTTGTCCCACCAACTAGAGGTCTGTGTAGTCAGACAGTAACAGTGACCTCCGTAGCGCATTCTGACACCTCTGTTGCTCAATATAGTGATAAAGTAATTGTACATTTAAAGGTAAACATGTACAAAGTCCCATCAGCACTATTTTAGCTATGACCACAATTGCACGAAGTTGCCTCAtgtaaacaaaacagataatggcacatACACTGACGTCAATCCGGCGCACACTGTGACATTACAAGCCAAACACTGGAGTCTCTAAACATCTTCACCCTGgaatgagtttttcaaaaggtCCGTTTTGAGGGACCTAAAACGCAGTTTGCATTTGGACGAAAGACGAAAAACACTACGTTTTAAAAAATACCCGGGTACATGTGGACAGTGCCTTACTGTGTAGCTGGGACTTGCTATCATAATGCCTGAGAAGTAACCATCAATACACCCACCCATTTATGTTAATCGTCCTTTATTAAACACACACCACAGCAGCTCCTTTGTTCACACATCTTTATATTAAATCACTaaattatacagtatgcatatttgTTTGCCTTGTTTAATGACATCTtcatataatgaaaataataataataaatatattccacagcagttttcttttttactgtttcTATAGTT
The sequence above is drawn from the Erpetoichthys calabaricus chromosome 3, fErpCal1.3, whole genome shotgun sequence genome and encodes:
- the LOC114649243 gene encoding olfactory receptor class A-like protein 1, giving the protein MDTRAVVKALGYLITTVVNIPSNLTVICAFMRTLLCEGKLMTADVILCNLALANLMVAFTRSIPQTMAAFGYKNLFDDIGCKLSIYCFRIFRGLSISLTSLLSTYQAVLISPATSKLAELKMKIPKYLPQIVFILFVVYAVNSADAINNIVSSVFNNTIPPYTYNMEYCFFITANFTAYLAVGMSKLLIDLVFIVVMSIMSVYILVILHQHRKKVKSIRSSDSSKSKTSAETKASRAVVTLVILYDIFFGVDNVIWLYSQTIIRVAPLLIDIRIFFATLYASVCPIVVIITNPKVHGKLQLIKMEKAMPTQQNRGTVAEVS